The Mytilus galloprovincialis chromosome 7, xbMytGall1.hap1.1, whole genome shotgun sequence genome has a window encoding:
- the LOC143082885 gene encoding uncharacterized protein LOC143082885, whose translation METQDRERLRKYRTDIINNLEAGDILDYLHEDEILSNTDCELIVSGKTRKERSRLLVDTITRRGPKAYSSFSRALNLSKYEFLNAKISSGQCRFTKVYQKQKFSQEIKNSSHSSEPMYEIRTLILENVEPIDILDILYQEQVLSEHEYELVQECKTRKSRCSKLLYLLSLCHQDILIPVLNEAFNSKYDFIRTTINQTVKEGRFKTNELYFECAEICKHTCIKCRDGDKKCMSDLSCKHCVELMSSDDCKCYIADDIKSLKTSALDKRNYRQLVSKNPKCSTTQLCRPKHSRNRQRAYKKSSSLSPLPLSDTDSTSSFMTDIRSYFQSTWMGNSKSRKLFILKTLSTRPPLEQHQHLLVAFNYLSTLINEGKFDIFQCYCDELRHKYTDDYDLNCLILYLQASRELFRKDSDKAKKLISNALEIVPKTSNPQYFTTGLLSAKSRMFLSKRQFEKFQTTIDDAKMIVESEPLSYTGHAAGWLYLNDARYSAIQIGCINFQQRNSASACKLLHNKAKNSFKKSIYHFQRDVGKDGPFGFGYALCRLIILLLRCGDNGRMMDILHPSSIDIKTAAKYLNLLEDYIKDMPKMLKMHLDLAKCDYYSRIKMPQSALQYATSAHKLSKDLQMLEFSEHAYNRIIKLNGIHHLSGSETKT comes from the coding sequence ATGGAAACACAAGACAGGGAGCGTTTGAGAAAGTACAGAACTGACATTATCAATAATCTTGAAGCTGGTGATATTTTAGACTATCTTCATGAAGATGAAATATTGTCGAATACGGATTGTGAACTCATTGTAAGTGGGAAAACGAGAAAAGAACGCTCAAGATTACTGGTCGATACAATTACAAGACGTGGTCCCAAAGCTTATAGCTCTTTTTCACGAGCTCTAAACCTATCAAAGTATGAGTTTCTGAATGCGAAAATTTCCTCTGGTCAATGCAGGTTCACTAAAGTATATCAGAAGCAAAAATTCTCCCAAGAAATTAAGAACTCATCACATAGTTCAGAACCTATGTATGAGATTCGAACCTTGATTTTGGAAAATGTTGAACCAATTGATATTTTAGATATTCTGTATCAAGAGCAAGTTCTCTCTGAGCATGAGTACGAACTTGTCCAAGAATGTAAAACAAGAAAGTCTAGATGTTCCAAACTGTTATACCTGCTTTCACTATGCCATCAAGATATACTTATTCCAGTGTTGAATGAGGCATTTAActcaaaatatgattttattaggACGACCATCAACCAAACTGTCAAAGAAGGTAGATTTAAAACCAATGAATTGTATTTCGAATGTGCAGAGATTtgcaaacatacatgtattaaatgccGTGATGGTGATAAGAAATGTATGAGCGATCTTTCTTGCAAACATTGTGTAGAGCTAATGTCATCTGATGATTGCAAATGTTACATTGCGGATGATATAAAGTCCCTCAAAACTTCAGCATTAGATAAAAGAAATTACCGTCAGTTAGTATCAAAGAATCCGAAGTGTTCGACTACGCAACTTTGCCGACCAAAGCATTCACGAAACAGACAGAGAGCGTACAAAAAGTCTTCATCGCTTTCACCTTTACCATTATCAGACACAGATTCCACATCTAGTTTCATGACAGATATAAGATCATATTTTCAGTCGACTTGGATGGGGAATTCGAAATCGAGaaaacttttcattttaaaaacattgtcaacACGGCCTCCTTTAGAACAACACCAACATTTACTTGTGGCTTTCAACTATTTGAGTACATTAATAAACGAGGgcaaatttgatatttttcagtGTTATTGCGATGAGTTAAGGCATAAATATACCGATGACTATGATCTCAACtgtttgatcctgtatttacaggcAAGTAGAGAGCTTTTTAGAAAAGATTCTGATAAGGCAAAGAAACTGATAAGTAACGCACTCGAAATCGTTCCAAAGACTTCTAATCCTCAGTACTTTACAACAGGATTATTATCTGCCAAATCTAGAATGTTTTTAAGTAAGAGACAGTTTGAAAAATTCCAAACAACGATTGATGATGCTAAAATGATCGTAGAATCAGAACCTTTGAGTTACACTGGCCATGCAGCTGGCTGGTTGTATCTAAATGATGCTAGATATTCTGCAATTCAAATTGGATGCATCAATTTTCAACAGAGAAATTCAGCTAGTGCATGTAAATTGTTACACAACAAAGCTAAAAACAGTTTCAAAAAATCGATATATCATTTCCAGAGAGATGTCGGAAAAGACGGTCCTTTTGGCTTCGGATATGCATTATGTCGTTTGATAATTTTGCTTCTTCGATGTGGTGATAACGGGCGAATGATGGATATACTACACCCTTCAAGTATCGATATCAAAACTGCAGCAAAGTATCTGAATCTATTGGAAGATTATATTAAAGATATGCCTAAAATGTTGAAAATGCATTTAGATTTAGCAAAATGTGATTATTATTCTAGAATTAAAATGCCACAATCAGCACTGCAGTATGCAACATCAGCTCACAAACTCAGCAAGGACTTACAAATGTTAGAATTTTCTGAACATGCATATAACCGAATTATCAAACTGAATGGTATCCACCATTTGTCTGGATccgaaacaaaaacataa
- the LOC143081669 gene encoding uncharacterized protein LOC143081669 has product MDATTVSWLKVFLVSFLEFIIDAKDCLKNDDIGWREGNIYKCNDHTKSECCEKDHKFTCCEPARDTTLREQFQLWGVVAFFIMIIFIIYMYLKKDVEIFTRPTLKDSILSLVRANKRQSDGTTSTERSNRKDSTTYTRTGIKNKPHLNEDDDSCWSDSQSDFEIEPANGMSSTENDGSPHASYMEAASLNQHSKLEVQNKNRT; this is encoded by the exons ATGGACGCTACTACTGTATCATGGCTTAAAGTGTTTCTGGTATCCTTTTTAGAATTCATCATCG ATGCAAAGGACTGTTTGAAAAATGACGACATTGGATGGCGTGAGGGTAATATCTACAAATGCAATGACCACACAAAGTCTGAATGTTGTGAAAAGGACCACAAGTTTACCTGTTGTGAACCAGCAAGAGATACTACATT ACGGGAACAATTCCAATTGTGGGGAGTAGTGGCATTCTTCATTATGATTATATTCATTATCTACATGTATTTGAAGAAAGATGTCGAAATTTTCACTAGACCTACATTGAAAGACAGCATACTGTCACTTGTGAG AGCAAATAAAAGACAAAGTGATGGAACAACTTCCACTGAAAGGTCCAACAGAAAAGATTCTACTACTTATACAAGAACTGGTATAAAAAACAAACCCCATTTAAATGAAGACGATGACTCTTGTTGGTCTGATTCGCAATCTGATTTTGAAATTGAACCAGCGAACGGAATGTCATCAACGGAAAATGACGGAAGCCCACATGCATCGTATATGGAAGCAGCCTCGTTAAACCAACATAGTAAATTGGAAgttcaaaataaaaacagaacTTAA